In one Methylobacterium sp. SyP6R genomic region, the following are encoded:
- a CDS encoding OmpA family protein → MRAAAAHGPAQEPIHDPARDPTEDPALRDLKRLLLRDEHRDLAGLRAELARLDRRVGTEDRFSRAVADSLVVALKVVEVEDHRALTEVIAPLVVAGIRREIAESRDLMVETLYPIAGRMVAAAIAAAFRQLSDEINETLSRSPRRLWLRLKAVLTGRSYAALVLAELAQGRLERLILIDRSTGAVLATTDRDGEPDADPDGQLHLIGGLVTAIVEFAGQALSDVNGELRSLDFGGRTVLLRASPLLIVAGLTEAGRGAGRLAGVVDAEFLPFLDAVRQNDETRNDGTHGEAGHGAPLAALHRAIAARLVPPRPRVRPVAVAGGLVAVALAAWASVAVLSARQHAAETAALIAIEDAPDLRDSPLHLAFDREAGLIRAVGVLPSREAAAALRDRLAAAFPAWPVAARIAVASDAASARDAVATLDRRTDALAQKADALTGRTEAVAQKTDFLAGRADALDRRTDELTTRAETAVQQASSLAARTEAVGRQAAALDRRTDALAGRTEALAQATEATRAEARARLGTLETRTAAVEAIVPSLAPREEVARLEARTDTPLQRLEDAVKRTAIFFGPDATYRDPAAAERDLATLAAALAAVEGARLRIVGYADGTGTPKANLEAARLRADRITADLERRGIPRSRLVVVNSRPPYPITDERVTGNRRVVFELAYSAE, encoded by the coding sequence ATGAGAGCGGCGGCGGCCCACGGTCCGGCACAGGAGCCGATCCACGATCCGGCCCGGGATCCGACCGAAGACCCGGCCCTCCGCGACCTGAAGCGGCTGCTGCTGCGCGACGAGCACCGCGACCTCGCCGGCCTGCGGGCCGAACTGGCGCGGCTCGACCGGCGGGTCGGCACCGAGGACCGGTTCTCCCGGGCGGTCGCCGACAGCCTCGTGGTCGCCCTCAAGGTCGTCGAGGTCGAGGATCACCGCGCCCTGACCGAGGTGATCGCCCCCCTCGTCGTCGCCGGCATCCGGCGCGAGATCGCCGAATCCCGCGACCTGATGGTCGAGACGCTCTATCCCATCGCCGGCCGCATGGTGGCGGCGGCGATCGCCGCGGCCTTCCGCCAGCTCTCCGACGAGATCAACGAGACCCTCAGCCGCTCGCCGCGCCGGCTGTGGCTGCGCCTGAAGGCCGTGCTCACCGGCCGGTCCTACGCCGCCCTGGTCCTGGCCGAGCTGGCGCAAGGCCGGCTCGAACGCCTGATCCTGATCGACCGCAGCACCGGCGCGGTGCTCGCCACCACCGACCGCGACGGAGAGCCCGACGCCGATCCGGACGGCCAGCTCCACCTGATCGGCGGCCTCGTCACCGCCATCGTCGAATTCGCCGGCCAGGCGCTGAGCGACGTCAACGGCGAGCTGCGCTCGCTGGATTTCGGCGGCCGCACCGTGCTGCTGCGGGCCTCGCCGCTCCTGATCGTGGCGGGCCTCACCGAGGCCGGCCGCGGGGCCGGGCGGCTCGCCGGCGTGGTCGATGCCGAGTTCCTGCCCTTCCTCGACGCGGTCCGGCAGAACGACGAGACCCGGAATGACGGGACTCACGGCGAGGCCGGTCACGGCGCGCCGCTGGCCGCGCTCCACCGGGCCATCGCCGCGCGCCTCGTCCCGCCGCGCCCGCGGGTGCGGCCGGTGGCGGTCGCCGGCGGGCTGGTGGCCGTGGCGCTTGCCGCCTGGGCGAGCGTCGCGGTGCTGTCGGCCCGGCAGCACGCCGCCGAGACGGCCGCGCTCATCGCCATCGAGGACGCGCCCGACCTGCGCGACTCTCCCCTCCACCTCGCCTTCGACCGAGAGGCCGGCCTGATCCGGGCGGTCGGCGTGCTGCCGAGCCGCGAGGCGGCCGCCGCCTTGCGCGACCGCCTCGCCGCGGCGTTCCCGGCCTGGCCGGTCGCCGCCCGGATCGCCGTGGCCTCCGACGCCGCTTCCGCGCGGGATGCGGTCGCGACCCTCGACCGGCGCACCGATGCCCTCGCGCAAAAGGCCGACGCGCTCACCGGCCGGACCGAGGCGGTTGCGCAGAAGACCGATTTCCTCGCGGGGCGCGCCGATGCCCTCGATCGCCGCACGGATGAACTGACGACGCGCGCCGAGACCGCCGTGCAACAGGCTTCGTCGCTCGCCGCGCGCACCGAGGCCGTCGGCCGGCAGGCCGCCGCGCTCGACCGGCGCACCGACGCGCTCGCCGGCCGGACCGAGGCGCTGGCGCAAGCGACCGAGGCGACGAGGGCCGAGGCGCGGGCGCGGCTCGGCACCCTCGAGACCCGCACCGCCGCCGTCGAGGCGATCGTGCCGAGCCTCGCCCCCCGGGAGGAGGTGGCGCGGCTCGAAGCCCGCACCGACACGCCGCTCCAGCGGCTCGAGGATGCGGTCAAGCGCACCGCGATCTTCTTCGGGCCCGACGCGACCTACCGCGACCCGGCCGCCGCCGAGCGCGACCTCGCGACCCTGGCCGCGGCTTTGGCGGCGGTGGAGGGCGCGCGCCTGCGCATCGTCGGTTATGCCGACGGCACCGGGACGCCGAAGGCCAACCTGGAGGCGGCGCGGCTGCGCGCCGACCGCATCACCGCCGACCTGGAACGCCGCGGCATCCCGCGCTCGCGCCTCGTCGTCGTCAATTCGCGCCCACCTTATCCGATTACGGACGAGCGGGTCACCGGCAACCGGCGCGTCGTGTTCGAGCTCGCCTACAGCGCGGAGTAA
- a CDS encoding response regulator translates to MRAVRHDDGCGLVQARTITALLLEDDDVDAKLIALQAASFRMLDMRVLRARSTAEAREHVDRERIDLAILDFWLGCESSLRFLAELDARLPGLPAIVLTGLSMPDVREMCVSAGAVRFLDKASLTGEAFEAAIVGVLGPRAFRSPAAEPTRYGRPGLTIVQTERCDR, encoded by the coding sequence ATGCGCGCTGTCCGACATGATGACGGATGTGGGCTCGTCCAGGCGCGCACCATCACTGCGCTTCTTCTCGAAGATGACGATGTCGATGCCAAGCTGATCGCCCTCCAGGCGGCCAGCTTCCGGATGCTCGACATGCGCGTGCTGCGCGCCCGCTCCACCGCCGAGGCGCGCGAGCATGTCGACCGGGAGCGGATCGATCTCGCGATTCTCGATTTCTGGCTCGGCTGCGAATCGAGCCTGCGCTTCCTCGCCGAGCTGGACGCGCGGCTGCCCGGCCTGCCGGCGATCGTGCTGACCGGGCTCAGCATGCCGGACGTGCGCGAGATGTGCGTGAGCGCCGGCGCCGTGCGCTTCCTCGACAAGGCCAGCCTCACCGGCGAGGCGTTCGAGGCCGCGATCGTCGGGGTGCTCGGCCCGCGCGCCTTCCGCTCACCCGCCGCCGAGCCGACCCGCTACGGGCGGCCCGGCCTCACAATCGTCCAGACCGAGAGATGCGACCGATGA
- a CDS encoding alpha/beta fold hydrolase, with product METQVLSLTLAGRSLTLPADRIGEGPPALLLPALSSIATREEMRPLATRLSARHRCLVPDWPGFGAQPRARVPLAPDTLHAFLDALLDREPGPYAVGVAAGHAAGYLVAAAARHPGTFARLVLVAPTWRGPLPTAMGEERRPLFGRLRRAVEAPILGNLLYRLNVSTPIVSRMMQAHVYADPARVTPALLADKRRVTHQPRARFGTAAFVTGGLDPVRTREDFFALFGPGLPPVLMLQPKDAPRRSGAEMTALAESGLVRKVAIPGALAAHEESPEAVAAAILSDASEA from the coding sequence ATCGAAACGCAGGTTCTCTCCCTCACCCTGGCCGGGCGGTCCCTGACCCTGCCGGCCGACCGGATCGGCGAGGGCCCGCCGGCCCTGCTGCTGCCGGCCCTGTCCTCGATCGCGACCCGCGAGGAGATGCGGCCCCTGGCGACGCGGCTTTCCGCCCGCCACCGCTGCCTGGTGCCGGACTGGCCCGGCTTCGGTGCGCAACCGCGCGCCCGCGTGCCCCTCGCCCCCGACACCCTTCACGCCTTCCTCGACGCGCTCCTGGACCGGGAACCCGGCCCCTACGCGGTCGGGGTCGCGGCCGGGCATGCCGCCGGCTACCTCGTCGCCGCGGCGGCCCGGCACCCCGGCACCTTCGCCCGGCTGGTCCTGGTGGCGCCGACCTGGCGCGGCCCGCTGCCGACCGCGATGGGCGAGGAGCGCCGGCCGCTGTTCGGCCGGTTGCGCCGCGCGGTCGAGGCGCCGATCCTCGGCAACCTGCTCTATCGGCTGAACGTCAGCACGCCGATCGTGTCGCGGATGATGCAGGCCCACGTCTATGCCGATCCGGCCCGCGTCACCCCGGCTCTGCTCGCCGACAAGCGGCGGGTGACGCACCAGCCCCGCGCCCGCTTCGGCACCGCCGCCTTCGTCACCGGCGGCCTCGATCCGGTCCGGACCCGCGAGGATTTCTTCGCCCTGTTCGGCCCCGGCCTGCCGCCGGTCCTGATGCTGCAGCCGAAGGATGCCCCGCGCCGCTCCGGCGCCGAGATGACGGCGCTCGCCGAATCCGGCCTCGTGCGCAAGGTCGCCATCCCGGGGGCGCTCGCCGCCCACGAGGAGTCCCCCGAGGCGGTCGCGGCCGCGATCCTCTCCGACGCTTCCGAAGCTTGA
- a CDS encoding Rab family GTPase — MAARKIMILGAIGVGKTSLANRLAFGRFETSYKATIGVDIYTTNAALPGGKTMPLVLWDTDGDFGLSIFRTVYLKGASGALIVADVTRPASLDQMAALIAGFREALPGRPCAAVLNKSDLVAGESGEPGSGLPPDLLARARGADVVSLASARTGHGVTGLFAELATTIERRSL, encoded by the coding sequence GTGGCGGCGCGCAAGATCATGATCCTGGGGGCGATCGGCGTGGGCAAGACCTCGCTCGCCAACCGGCTCGCCTTCGGCCGGTTCGAGACCAGCTACAAGGCGACGATCGGGGTCGACATCTACACCACGAATGCCGCGCTCCCCGGCGGCAAGACGATGCCGCTGGTCCTGTGGGACACCGACGGCGATTTCGGCCTCAGCATCTTCCGGACCGTCTACCTCAAGGGGGCGAGCGGGGCGCTCATCGTCGCCGACGTCACCCGGCCCGCCTCCCTCGACCAGATGGCGGCGCTGATCGCGGGCTTTCGCGAGGCGCTGCCGGGCCGCCCCTGCGCCGCGGTGCTGAACAAGAGCGATCTCGTGGCCGGCGAATCCGGCGAACCCGGCTCGGGGTTGCCGCCCGATCTCCTCGCCCGGGCGCGCGGCGCCGACGTCGTCTCGCTCGCGAGCGCCCGCACCGGGCATGGCGTGACCGGCTTGTTCGCCGAACTCGCCACCACGATCGAGCGACGGAGCCTGTAA
- a CDS encoding acid phosphatase — MRAPLALCLVLAAGAAAAEPAPAPYLTAGALGAAAILPPPPKPGSPAHDADAAAYAATRGLAGSPRWDLATADVPSGVAALLADFSCAAGRRLDPGRLPALAGLLARARRDVVALVRDAKARFARPRPHFGNDAPLCVDRSEALDRSLSYPSGHATEGWTFSLVLAALMPERATALLRRGRIYGESRIVCGVHWASDVEAGRLAGSALFATLVGDPAFRADLDRARTDLAAASPEPGPEPAACAREEATWP; from the coding sequence ATGCGGGCGCCGCTCGCCCTCTGCCTGGTGCTCGCTGCCGGCGCCGCCGCGGCCGAGCCGGCGCCCGCCCCCTACCTGACGGCCGGCGCCCTCGGCGCCGCCGCAATCCTGCCCCCGCCGCCGAAGCCCGGCAGCCCCGCGCACGACGCCGATGCGGCGGCCTACGCGGCGACACGGGGGCTTGCCGGCTCGCCGCGCTGGGACCTCGCCACCGCCGACGTTCCCTCCGGCGTCGCCGCGCTGCTTGCCGATTTCTCCTGCGCCGCCGGCCGGCGCCTCGATCCCGGCCGGTTGCCGGCCCTCGCCGGGCTCCTCGCCCGCGCCCGCCGCGACGTGGTGGCCCTGGTGCGCGACGCGAAGGCCCGCTTCGCCCGGCCCCGGCCGCATTTCGGCAACGACGCCCCGCTCTGCGTCGACCGCAGCGAGGCGCTCGACCGGAGCTTGTCCTACCCCTCCGGCCATGCCACCGAGGGCTGGACATTCAGCCTCGTCCTCGCCGCCCTGATGCCGGAGCGCGCCACCGCCCTCCTGCGCCGCGGCCGCATCTACGGCGAGAGCCGGATCGTCTGCGGGGTGCATTGGGCGAGCGACGTCGAGGCCGGCCGCCTCGCCGGCAGCGCCCTGTTCGCCACCCTCGTCGGCGATCCCGCCTTCCGGGCCGACCTCGACCGCGCCCGGACCGACCTCGCCGCCGCAAGCCCGGAACCGGGGCCCGAGCCGGCCGCCTGCGCGCGCGAAGAGGCGACGTGGCCCTGA
- the hemJ gene encoding protoporphyrinogen oxidase HemJ, with amino-acid sequence MKWTKRSNIPHRNHPTVYLWIKAAHIISLIAWMAAMLYLPRLFVYHAALPAGSPTAETFKVMERRLAKAIMLPGMIATWIFGIALMVMSAAYTQGWMHAKLALVLAMSGIHGWLSRMVKDFAADRNTRSPKFYRVLNEVPTLLMIVIVILVVVKPF; translated from the coding sequence ATGAAATGGACAAAGCGATCGAACATCCCCCACAGGAATCACCCCACCGTGTATCTCTGGATCAAGGCCGCCCACATCATCTCGCTCATCGCCTGGATGGCGGCGATGCTCTACCTGCCGCGGCTGTTCGTCTATCACGCCGCGCTGCCGGCCGGTTCGCCTACGGCCGAGACCTTCAAGGTGATGGAGCGGCGCCTCGCCAAGGCGATCATGCTGCCGGGGATGATCGCCACCTGGATCTTCGGCATCGCCCTCATGGTGATGAGCGCCGCCTACACGCAGGGCTGGATGCACGCCAAGCTCGCCCTGGTGCTGGCGATGAGCGGCATCCACGGCTGGCTGTCGCGGATGGTCAAGGACTTCGCCGCCGACCGGAACACCCGCAGCCCGAAATTCTACCGGGTGCTCAACGAGGTGCCGACGCTGCTGATGATCGTCATCGTGATCCTGGTGGTGGTAAAGCCGTTCTGA
- a CDS encoding sensor histidine kinase, with protein sequence MRAALALPAGADLSRTLAHLLEAGLLGVAALAPDGRVLARTGPLSDWLPEPGRSAFDSPILSGLEEDMRAQQRATPEPIVLPGIRLAMVPGAPRCDIAISWEAGRGEHAVLTTVDQVDRPIDHWVLQQRREQRLLEEKIIAASRELERMNRNLRDFASVAAHDLRAPLRQIVAFTGILRTTLGAEAGPVVSDSLDTIEGCAARLNRMTTGLLDYARLSAESHTFEPVDLGRVVLDATRNLDLDLRAAAADLVVGPLPTVNGVPALLTNLFQNLVANSIRYRDPDRPLRIEIRAWPGEPGRITVRDTGIGVPPAFHEAIFETFARVPNGRAPNGVGLGLSICRRIAELHGWRIGVVAEEGPGACFRIDLG encoded by the coding sequence ATGCGCGCCGCCCTCGCCCTCCCGGCCGGAGCCGACCTCTCCCGCACCCTGGCCCACCTCCTCGAGGCCGGCCTCCTCGGCGTCGCGGCGCTCGCTCCCGACGGCCGCGTGCTCGCCCGCACCGGGCCGTTGAGCGACTGGCTGCCGGAGCCCGGGCGCTCCGCCTTCGACAGCCCGATCCTGTCGGGCCTGGAGGAGGATATGCGCGCCCAGCAACGGGCGACACCTGAGCCGATCGTGCTGCCCGGCATCCGCCTCGCCATGGTGCCGGGCGCCCCGCGCTGCGACATCGCGATCTCCTGGGAGGCGGGACGGGGCGAGCACGCGGTGCTCACCACCGTCGACCAGGTCGACCGGCCGATCGACCATTGGGTGCTCCAGCAGCGCCGCGAGCAGCGTCTCCTGGAGGAGAAGATCATCGCGGCCTCGCGCGAGCTGGAGCGGATGAACCGCAACCTGCGCGACTTTGCCTCCGTCGCCGCGCACGACCTGCGGGCGCCGTTGCGCCAGATCGTGGCCTTCACGGGCATCCTGCGCACCACCCTGGGGGCGGAGGCCGGTCCGGTCGTCTCCGACAGCCTCGACACGATCGAGGGCTGCGCCGCCCGGCTCAACCGGATGACCACCGGCCTCCTCGACTATGCGCGGTTGAGCGCCGAGAGCCACACCTTCGAGCCGGTCGATCTCGGCCGTGTCGTCCTCGACGCGACCCGCAACCTCGACCTCGACCTGCGCGCCGCCGCGGCCGACCTCGTCGTCGGGCCGCTCCCGACCGTGAACGGCGTGCCGGCGCTCCTGACCAACCTGTTCCAGAACCTCGTCGCCAACAGCATCCGCTACCGCGACCCGGACCGGCCTCTGCGGATCGAGATCCGGGCCTGGCCCGGCGAGCCCGGCCGGATCACCGTGCGCGACACCGGCATCGGCGTGCCGCCGGCCTTCCACGAGGCGATCTTCGAGACCTTCGCCCGGGTGCCGAACGGCCGCGCCCCGAACGGCGTCGGACTGGGCCTGAGCATCTGCCGGCGGATCGCCGAGCTGCATGGCTGGCGCATCGGGGTCGTGGCGGAGGAGGGGCCGGGTGCGTGCTTCCGGATCGATCTGGGGTAG